One region of Armatimonadota bacterium genomic DNA includes:
- a CDS encoding ABC transporter substrate-binding protein — MLIILSLTRLREQANSIDILISFAIPYLTVPTRRPQLLALTMLVLIAGCTHRQQTNTGGVITLEFWNGFTGPDGKTMEKIVTRFNAEHKDIQVRMQIIPWNTYYDKVTLGLAYGGAPDVFILHTDRLPEYADSNAISCVDDLIANGSVDPKDFMERPWAAARWKDRQYALPLDCHPQGLYYNTELFRKAGIRKPPASLTEFIEAGKKLTIDENGDGKPEQWGFAYTWLRTNAHTFLAQYDSGWMTKDTKHSDLTSDNAKAAFRTMTDLIYKDKICPAPEGQDAWIGFRTGKVAMAIEGIYMLSSVEEQEGLHFAGAPCPQFGPVKAVWGGSHLLAMPAKISPDQRKAGWEFMKYLSDHSLDWAEGGQVPVRKSILVTPEFRRMSVQYEFSKKLPYVVYLPQSTAINQVLPFCDASVEAILNRIKPTDEALSEAARRIDNVLERQ; from the coding sequence TTGCTCATTATACTCTCTCTTACCCGGTTGAGGGAACAGGCAAACAGCATTGACATTCTCATCTCGTTTGCGATACCGTATCTTACCGTGCCTACGCGCAGACCGCAACTACTCGCTCTGACTATGCTCGTCCTGATCGCCGGATGCACTCACCGCCAGCAGACCAACACCGGCGGCGTCATCACCCTCGAGTTCTGGAACGGGTTCACCGGCCCCGACGGCAAGACGATGGAGAAGATCGTCACGCGGTTCAACGCCGAGCACAAGGACATCCAGGTCCGCATGCAGATCATCCCCTGGAACACCTACTACGACAAAGTCACGCTCGGACTCGCGTACGGCGGGGCGCCGGACGTGTTCATCCTCCATACCGATCGCCTGCCGGAGTACGCGGACTCGAATGCGATAAGCTGCGTTGATGATCTCATCGCGAACGGCAGCGTAGACCCGAAGGATTTCATGGAGCGACCCTGGGCAGCCGCTCGCTGGAAGGATAGGCAGTACGCCCTCCCGCTCGACTGCCATCCGCAGGGACTTTACTACAACACCGAGCTTTTCCGGAAGGCGGGCATCAGGAAGCCGCCGGCCAGCCTCACGGAGTTCATCGAGGCCGGGAAGAAACTGACGATCGACGAGAACGGCGACGGGAAGCCCGAGCAGTGGGGATTCGCCTACACGTGGCTGCGGACGAACGCCCACACATTCCTCGCGCAGTACGACTCCGGCTGGATGACGAAGGACACAAAGCATTCCGATCTCACGAGCGACAATGCGAAAGCGGCCTTCCGCACTATGACCGATCTGATATACAAGGACAAGATCTGCCCCGCGCCGGAGGGCCAGGATGCCTGGATCGGATTCCGCACCGGCAAGGTGGCGATGGCGATCGAGGGAATCTACATGCTCTCGAGCGTCGAGGAGCAAGAAGGCCTCCACTTCGCAGGCGCTCCCTGCCCGCAGTTCGGGCCGGTCAAGGCGGTATGGGGCGGCTCGCACCTCCTCGCGATGCCTGCGAAGATCTCGCCCGATCAGCGAAAGGCGGGCTGGGAGTTCATGAAGTATCTCTCGGACCACTCGCTCGACTGGGCAGAGGGAGGACAGGTGCCGGTGAGGAAGAGCATCCTCGTCACACCGGAGTTCAGGCGGATGTCGGTGCAGTACGAGTTCAGCAAGAAGCTTCCGTATGTCGTGTATCTCCCGCAGTCGACGGCCATCAACCAGGTGCTCCCGTTCTGCGATGCGTCGGTCGAGGCGATACTGAACAGGATCAAGCCGACGGACGAGGCGCTGTCGGAAGCCGCAAGGCGCATAGACAACGTGCTCGAGAGGCAGTGA
- a CDS encoding cytochrome-c peroxidase, with amino-acid sequence MRVILAVSAIVLVAGFLILLQGGISVANGQMYANGLLPAVPIPADNPMTDAKIRLGEQLYFDGRLSSDGTISCASCHDPKKAWADSGPVSEGVAHQKGTRNSPSIIDSAYIIPQFWDGRAVHLEKQAVGPVQNPVEMDLTEEEFDYRLSHIPGYVAQFREVFGAAPNIELMAKAIAAFERTIVTGDSPYDMYLKGDRAAMSKSAVRGMHIFNGKGHCNVCHSGPAFSDSSFHNLGAGYSGGKYKDVGRYEVTKNPRDMGAFLTQRLRNVALTPPYMHDGSEPTLEAVVEFYNRGGVPNPNLDHTMVPLNLSKSEKKDLVAFMEALTGPFPITEPPALPDPEITAQDLSRMMKEGVR; translated from the coding sequence ATGCGAGTGATACTGGCTGTCTCGGCTATCGTTCTCGTCGCCGGATTCCTGATTCTCTTACAGGGCGGGATCTCGGTCGCAAACGGGCAGATGTATGCGAACGGCCTGCTCCCCGCCGTTCCCATTCCCGCCGACAATCCGATGACCGACGCGAAGATCCGGCTCGGGGAGCAACTGTACTTCGACGGCCGGCTCTCTTCAGACGGGACCATCAGTTGCGCGAGCTGCCACGACCCGAAGAAGGCGTGGGCGGACTCAGGTCCCGTGTCTGAGGGAGTCGCCCATCAGAAAGGCACGCGGAACTCCCCGTCCATCATTGATTCGGCCTACATCATCCCTCAGTTCTGGGATGGGCGCGCGGTGCATCTGGAGAAGCAGGCGGTCGGCCCGGTTCAGAATCCCGTCGAGATGGATTTGACCGAGGAAGAGTTCGACTATCGCCTGAGCCACATTCCGGGCTACGTTGCTCAGTTCCGAGAGGTATTCGGCGCCGCGCCGAACATCGAACTGATGGCCAAAGCTATCGCCGCGTTCGAGCGCACCATCGTCACCGGTGACTCGCCGTACGACATGTACCTCAAAGGCGATCGGGCGGCCATGAGCAAGTCCGCCGTGCGCGGGATGCATATATTCAACGGCAAGGGTCACTGCAACGTCTGCCACAGCGGGCCCGCGTTCAGCGACTCGAGCTTTCACAATCTCGGGGCGGGCTATTCGGGCGGCAAGTACAAGGATGTCGGCCGCTACGAAGTCACGAAGAACCCCAGGGACATGGGCGCGTTTCTGACCCAGCGGCTGAGAAACGTGGCGCTGACCCCGCCTTACATGCACGACGGCTCCGAGCCGACCCTGGAGGCCGTCGTCGAGTTCTACAACCGTGGCGGCGTTCCGAACCCGAACCTCGATCACACAATGGTCCCGCTCAATCTATCGAAGAGCGAGAAGAAGGACCTGGTCGCATTCATGGAAGCGCTGACAGGGCCGTTCCCGATCACGGAGCCGCCCGCC